A single region of the Cherax quadricarinatus isolate ZL_2023a chromosome 11, ASM3850222v1, whole genome shotgun sequence genome encodes:
- the LOC128687458 gene encoding uncharacterized protein, with product MMTPQVALFLAVLLTGIPAGGARGGKAAKGAGGSYGGNHGLTNFSAREMTWEDIVLAMQLSAMCFGALLALCIVACCAYKICGPAEEIDYSPRYSAIKAEHPRLPPELLREIYTLSTSSSGHSQQSGTTHKQTTTTPSEPTTPASQRPTNPGTVDSVSSIYEGGPRVTSVSRESLGSGRNALSGYLPNGRPRGPPLGDVTPAITPAPPRRPITVQNTRADVYKPPRLLNLNCMLDGRPRLLTLSAISSSRSVKEVVGHGAANRLAEHNQHSSTLDLARAAAASIPSLSHTHRSLSDPYTSLV from the exons GTATACCTGCTGGAGGAGCGAGAGGTGGCAAGGCAGCTAAGGGAGCAGGAGGCAGCTATGGTGGAAACCATGGCCTTACTAACTTTTCTGCCAGAGAGATGACATGGGAAG ACATCGTCTTGGCCATGCAGTTGTCAGCCATGTGTTTCGGAGCTCTGCTGGCGCTATGCATCGTCGCCTGCTGCGCCTACAAGATCTGCGGCCCAGCCGAGGAGATCGACTACAGCCCGAGATACTCAGCGATTAAGGCCGAGCACCCTCGACTCCCGCCAGAGCTCCTGCGGGAGATCTACACGCTATCAACATCCTCTTCAGGTCACTCGCAACAGTCTGGCACGACCCACAagcaaaccaccaccacaccgtccGAACCCACGACTCCGGCCTCCCAGCGGCCTACCAACCCGGGTACGGTGGATTCTGTCAGTAGCATTTACGAGGGAGGACCTCGGGTAACATCGGTGAGCAGAGAATCTCTCGGTAGCGGTAGAAACGCCTTGTCGGGATACTTGCCCAACGGAAGACCTCGGGGTCCGCCGCTTGGTGATGTAACCCCAGCAATTACGCCAGCGCCGCCAAGACGACCCATCACCGTCCAGAACACTCGTGCTGACGTCTATAAACCTCCACGACTTTTGAACTTGAACTGTATGCTCGACGGACGACCGCGGCTGTTGACGCTCTCAGCTATATCGTCTTCGAGAAGCGTGAAAGAAGTTGTGGGTCATGGAGCAGCAAATAGACTTGCGGAACACAATCAGCACAGCTCTACCTTGGACCTGGCTCGTGCTGCCGCTGCCTCCATACCTTCATTATCCCACACAcacaggtccctctcagatccctACACATCCCTCGTCTAG